A part of Kitasatospora acidiphila genomic DNA contains:
- a CDS encoding TetR/AcrR family transcriptional regulator, producing the protein MTAPRLRRPARPREEVLAVAMAAIAEHGLAKLTMAGLGKQVGMSAGHLLYYFGSKDQLLLETLRWSEEQLGERRRAELGRAGVSAWERFGAYAELYLADGPGDPRWILWVEVWGRSPASAELRAGQLEIEAPWQADLEALIEEGVAAGAFRGGPAAERAEQLRAVLDGYSVPLAIGLPGVDREQSLSRVRAVAAALLGVDEEISVDGETGVDGES; encoded by the coding sequence ATGACCGCGCCACGTCTTCGGCGGCCCGCGAGACCGCGGGAGGAGGTGCTGGCCGTGGCGATGGCGGCGATCGCGGAGCACGGGCTGGCGAAGCTCACCATGGCGGGGCTGGGCAAGCAGGTGGGGATGAGTGCGGGGCACCTGCTCTACTACTTCGGCAGCAAGGACCAGTTGCTGCTGGAGACGCTGCGGTGGAGCGAGGAGCAGCTCGGCGAGCGGCGGCGGGCGGAGCTCGGGCGGGCCGGGGTGAGCGCCTGGGAGCGGTTCGGGGCGTATGCGGAGCTGTATCTGGCGGACGGGCCGGGGGATCCGCGGTGGATCCTGTGGGTGGAGGTGTGGGGGCGGTCGCCCGCGAGTGCGGAGTTGCGGGCCGGGCAGTTGGAGATCGAGGCGCCGTGGCAGGCCGATCTTGAGGCGCTGATCGAGGAGGGGGTGGCGGCCGGCGCGTTCCGGGGCGGGCCGGCGGCGGAGCGGGCCGAGCAGTTGCGGGCGGTGCTGGACGGGTACTCGGTGCCGCTGGCGATCGGACTGCCGGGGGTGGACCGGGAGCAGTCGCTCAGCCGGGTGCGGGCAGTGGCGGCGGCGCTGCTCGGCGTGGACGAGGAGATCAGTGTGGACGGGGAGACCGGCGTGGACGGGGAGAGTTGA
- a CDS encoding endonuclease VII domain-containing protein, with protein sequence MSGAGSWGFSLIEAAKPIVNVLIGTTGRRRYEYDGPSGSSLRLRLEDRLSTCTIDECERPAMARNMCSMHWQRWRRHGSAADLTQKRSRWGSSVFPDDQHKRCPACKEVKPLSEYGTCAGRSRGVAARCRPCAAAYSKKHRANNPDYASRNSLRQKQRWLERQYGLTQQEFENLLASQAGVCAICRELPDAECRLQVDHDHSCCPGNTSCGACVRGLLCARCNRLLGQARDDAHVLLAAANYLTREGTAIRQAAASRQRPRQGTSKPFSNQQTGASSEAT encoded by the coding sequence ATGAGCGGCGCGGGATCCTGGGGTTTCAGCCTGATCGAGGCGGCCAAGCCGATAGTCAACGTACTGATTGGCACAACAGGCAGGCGCAGATACGAATATGATGGGCCATCCGGTTCAAGTTTGAGGCTGCGACTGGAAGATAGATTGAGCACCTGCACAATCGATGAGTGCGAGCGTCCTGCGATGGCACGAAACATGTGCTCCATGCACTGGCAGCGATGGAGGCGGCACGGGTCAGCAGCTGATCTGACTCAGAAACGCTCGCGCTGGGGAAGTAGTGTCTTCCCAGACGATCAGCATAAGCGATGCCCTGCCTGCAAAGAGGTCAAGCCGCTGTCGGAGTACGGCACATGCGCCGGCAGGAGTCGGGGAGTTGCAGCCAGATGCAGGCCCTGCGCTGCCGCGTACTCGAAGAAGCACCGGGCTAACAACCCTGACTACGCGAGTCGAAACAGCCTCCGGCAGAAGCAACGTTGGTTGGAGCGTCAGTACGGCTTGACGCAACAGGAGTTTGAGAACCTACTGGCGAGTCAGGCCGGAGTGTGTGCGATATGCCGCGAGCTCCCCGATGCCGAGTGTCGGCTGCAGGTCGACCACGACCACTCCTGTTGCCCGGGGAATACCTCGTGTGGCGCATGTGTCCGAGGGCTACTGTGTGCGAGATGCAATCGGCTCTTGGGACAAGCTCGCGACGATGCACATGTTCTTCTCGCTGCAGCCAATTACCTGACCCGAGAAGGCACGGCTATCCGGCAGGCTGCAGCAAGTCGTCAGAGGCCGCGACAAGGCACTTCAAAGCCCTTCAGCAACCAGCAGACCGGGGCGTCTTCCGAAGCGACGTAG
- a CDS encoding DUF3105 domain-containing protein — protein MGSASQQTNSSGSNKVRPGKQAAADRRDRIAKLRADEQRREKRMKVIAFSIAGVLVAGTIAGGTYIIVDAQNKQHAKAEAAKAPIPGVKTWDNLTRNHVQGTVNYPMTPPVGGDHNSVWQTCMGNVYTQPLQNEHAVHSLEHGAVWVTYNGKATPNDIKVLSDKVKATPYSMMSPYPTESGTITLSAWGTQLVVDSATDPRVEKFFTKYVEGPQTQEPGASCSAGAM, from the coding sequence GTGGGTTCCGCCTCCCAGCAGACCAACTCGTCCGGTTCCAACAAGGTGCGGCCGGGCAAGCAGGCCGCCGCGGACCGCCGCGACCGGATCGCCAAGCTGCGTGCCGACGAGCAGCGCCGCGAGAAGCGGATGAAGGTCATAGCCTTCTCGATCGCCGGTGTGCTGGTCGCGGGCACCATCGCCGGCGGCACGTACATCATCGTCGACGCGCAGAACAAGCAGCACGCCAAGGCGGAGGCCGCCAAGGCGCCGATCCCGGGCGTGAAGACCTGGGACAACCTGACCCGCAACCACGTGCAGGGCACGGTGAACTACCCGATGACCCCGCCGGTCGGCGGTGACCACAACTCGGTCTGGCAGACCTGCATGGGCAACGTCTACACCCAGCCGCTGCAGAACGAGCACGCGGTTCACTCGCTGGAGCACGGCGCGGTCTGGGTGACGTACAACGGCAAGGCCACCCCGAACGACATCAAGGTCCTCTCGGACAAGGTCAAGGCGACCCCGTACTCGATGATGAGCCCGTACCCGACCGAGTCGGGCACCATCACGCTCAGCGCCTGGGGCACCCAGCTGGTGGTGGACAGCGCCACCGACCCGCGGGTCGAGAAGTTCTTCACCAAGTACGTGGAGGGCCCGCAGACCCAGGAGCCCGGTGCGTCCTGCAGTGCGGGGGCGATGTGA
- a CDS encoding DMT family transporter, which yields MSSTSPATATRPQVSAPARPRPRLDWRLRFGALSLIWGFSFLFMKIGTEGYPPLQVAFGRLFFGTVVLAATMAVKRERLPRGARTWGHLAVAAFLLNALPFSLFAYSELTIPSTLAGICNATSPLWGMVLSLVALSEDRPTRIRVAGLGLGFLGVLTVLGAWQGFHGLNAAGTALALLASLSYPIGWIYVRRTLAGSSHSHLSLTGTQLLLATIQLAVVTPLFSKLPSHVAVLPLLAIAALGALGTGLAVLVQYGLVAEVGPTTGQMVTYFIPVIAAVAGVAILGERMSWSTPIGAVIVLAGAALTQARPRGQARPRGQARPRGKARPRGKG from the coding sequence ATGAGCAGCACCAGCCCCGCCACCGCTACCCGACCCCAGGTCAGCGCCCCTGCGCGCCCCCGTCCGCGCCTCGACTGGCGGCTGCGCTTCGGCGCCCTGTCGCTGATCTGGGGCTTCAGCTTCCTCTTCATGAAGATCGGGACGGAGGGGTACCCGCCCCTGCAGGTCGCGTTCGGGCGGCTGTTCTTCGGCACCGTGGTGCTGGCGGCCACCATGGCGGTGAAGCGTGAGCGGCTCCCGCGCGGCGCACGCACCTGGGGGCACCTCGCGGTTGCCGCGTTCCTGCTGAACGCCCTGCCGTTCTCACTCTTCGCCTATTCGGAGCTGACCATCCCGTCGACGCTGGCGGGCATCTGCAACGCGACCTCACCGCTGTGGGGCATGGTCCTGTCCCTGGTCGCCCTCTCCGAGGACCGTCCGACGCGCATCCGGGTGGCCGGCCTCGGCCTGGGCTTCCTCGGCGTGCTGACCGTGCTCGGCGCCTGGCAGGGCTTCCACGGCCTGAACGCCGCTGGCACGGCGCTGGCCCTGCTGGCCTCGCTCAGCTACCCGATCGGCTGGATCTACGTCCGCCGCACCCTGGCCGGTTCCAGCCACTCCCACCTTTCCCTGACCGGCACCCAGCTGCTCCTGGCCACCATCCAACTGGCCGTTGTCACACCGCTGTTCAGCAAGCTGCCGAGCCACGTCGCCGTGCTCCCGCTGCTGGCCATCGCCGCCCTGGGCGCGCTCGGCACCGGGCTGGCCGTCCTCGTCCAGTACGGCCTGGTCGCCGAGGTCGGCCCGACGACCGGCCAGATGGTCACCTACTTCATCCCGGTCATCGCCGCCGTCGCAGGCGTCGCCATCCTCGGCGAGCGCATGAGCTGGTCGACCCCGATCGGCGCGGTGATCGTCCTGGCGGGTGCGGCCCTGACCCAGGCGAGGCCGCGCGGCCAGGCGAGGCCGCGCGGCCAGGCGAGGCCGCGCGGCAAGGCGAGGCCGCGCGGCAAGGGCTAG
- a CDS encoding GNAT family N-acetyltransferase, translating into MTNAPVHSVDLELWGEGDFWLLERNNTPEMTEHLGGPETAEQLAARHQRYLALGERGQIYRVVLPGTGETAGSIGFWEHESNGAMAWEAGWSVLPEFQGRGVAVAAARAAVEAARAIGTHRYLHAFPSVDHAASNAVCRKAGFELVETIKFEYPKGSWITSNDWRLDLLGE; encoded by the coding sequence ATGACCAACGCACCTGTTCACAGCGTCGACCTCGAGCTCTGGGGTGAGGGCGACTTCTGGCTGCTCGAGCGCAACAACACCCCCGAGATGACCGAGCACCTGGGCGGTCCGGAGACTGCGGAGCAGCTGGCCGCCCGGCACCAGCGGTATCTTGCGCTCGGGGAGCGGGGGCAGATCTACCGGGTGGTGCTGCCCGGTACGGGGGAGACGGCCGGTTCGATCGGCTTCTGGGAGCACGAGTCGAACGGTGCCATGGCCTGGGAGGCCGGCTGGTCGGTGCTGCCCGAGTTCCAGGGGCGGGGGGTCGCCGTCGCGGCCGCGCGCGCCGCTGTTGAGGCGGCGCGCGCCATCGGGACGCACCGCTATCTGCACGCGTTCCCGAGCGTCGACCACGCGGCGTCGAACGCGGTCTGCCGCAAGGCCGGGTTCGAGCTGGTGGAGACCATCAAGTTCGAGTACCCCAAGGGAAGTTGGATAACGTCGAACGACTGGCGGCTGGACCTGTTGGGGGAGTGA
- a CDS encoding DUF305 domain-containing protein, translating to MSDGDGLTPEGLAELDASVEEPAAAPVKRRRTLWWPAALAATVALCLGVPALVAGGSTASGTVASAPATDSPEAGFARDMATHHQQAIDLSFIVRDRTSNDEVRNFAFDIINTQANQRGMMMGWLDQWGLTQNSAAQPMSWMKMPMSYQAHDGSLMPGMATNAQMDQLRSLSGKDAEVLFLQLMIQHHRGGVEMAQGYVDVAQNAAEKRLAQSMVTAQSSEIQLMTDMLAARGAKPLPDSTNM from the coding sequence ATGAGCGACGGCGACGGCCTGACGCCCGAGGGGCTCGCGGAGCTCGACGCGTCCGTCGAGGAGCCGGCGGCGGCGCCGGTCAAGCGGCGCCGCACGCTCTGGTGGCCGGCCGCGCTGGCGGCGACGGTCGCGCTCTGCCTCGGTGTGCCGGCCCTGGTGGCGGGCGGCTCCACGGCCTCCGGCACGGTGGCGTCCGCCCCGGCCACGGACTCGCCCGAGGCCGGCTTCGCCCGCGACATGGCGACGCACCACCAGCAGGCGATCGACCTGTCGTTCATCGTCCGGGACCGCACCAGTAACGACGAGGTGCGCAACTTCGCGTTCGACATCATCAACACCCAGGCCAACCAGCGCGGCATGATGATGGGTTGGCTGGACCAGTGGGGTCTGACCCAGAACTCGGCAGCCCAGCCGATGTCCTGGATGAAGATGCCGATGAGCTACCAGGCGCACGACGGCTCGCTGATGCCCGGCATGGCCACCAACGCCCAGATGGACCAGCTGCGTTCGCTCAGCGGCAAGGACGCGGAGGTCCTCTTCCTGCAGCTGATGATCCAGCACCACAGGGGCGGGGTCGAGATGGCCCAGGGCTATGTGGACGTGGCGCAGAACGCGGCTGAGAAGCGGCTGGCGCAGTCCATGGTGACGGCGCAGAGCTCGGAGATCCAGCTGATGACGGACATGCTGGCCGCGCGCGGGGCCAAGCCGCTCCCGGACTCGACCAACATGTGA
- a CDS encoding MarR family winged helix-turn-helix transcriptional regulator codes for MSAAPHRTPTDDPDSAGTPGEALAIERAQRLTDVVTRLRRALRSSIRTDYPWESLPMAQVELLQTLAVAPLRVGELAARQRLAPNTVSGLVGKLLEAGFVDRQADPGDRRTARIALTAAGHQQLADWQHAHERRIAAALATLSPADHDAVMAALPGLEQLAKALAGNGTREP; via the coding sequence ATGTCAGCCGCGCCCCACCGCACACCCACCGATGACCCCGACTCCGCCGGAACCCCCGGCGAGGCGCTCGCGATCGAACGCGCCCAGCGGCTGACCGATGTGGTCACCCGGTTGCGCCGGGCCCTGCGCAGCAGCATCCGCACCGACTACCCGTGGGAGTCGCTGCCGATGGCGCAGGTGGAGCTGCTGCAGACGCTGGCGGTCGCGCCGCTGCGGGTGGGCGAGTTGGCGGCCCGCCAGCGGCTGGCGCCGAACACGGTCAGCGGGCTGGTCGGCAAGCTGCTGGAGGCCGGGTTCGTCGACCGGCAGGCCGATCCGGGCGACCGCCGCACCGCGCGGATCGCGCTCACCGCGGCCGGTCACCAGCAGCTGGCGGATTGGCAGCACGCCCATGAGCGCCGGATCGCCGCCGCGCTGGCCACCCTCTCCCCCGCCGACCACGACGCGGTGATGGCGGCCCTGCCCGGCCTGGAGCAGCTCGCCAAGGCGCTCGCCGGGAACGGCACTCGGGAGCCCTGA
- a CDS encoding AlkA N-terminal domain-containing protein: MSDSRQSGPPGRRRLEDVIDDETRYRAVDSRDARFDGVFFTAVTTTGIYCRPSCPAVTPKRVNCTFYPTAAAAQGAGFRACRRCRPDSVPGSPEWNHRADLVGRAMRLIGDGVVDREGVAGLATRLGYSARQLQRQLTAELGAGPIALARAQRAQTARLLLQTTELPVTEVAFAAGFASVRQFNDTVREVYDRTPSALRTESGTRLATTATPGALSLRLAYRGAIDAEHLMDFLALRAVPGVEEVVAGKRGIRTYRRTLALPHGPGIAEVDSPAESGSAARGWLDCRLRLADLRDLTTAVHRLRALFDLDADPEAVAEQLGADPLLGPAVAARPGLRSPGHVDPHELAVRAVLGQQVTVAAARTLAGRLAARYGTPLSEPSGGLTALFPTAAALAEADSADLAMPTARQNALRGLCAALADGSVRLDAGVDREQAAEQLLALRGIGPWTVGYLRMRALGDPDVFLPSDIGIRDGLRRLGAASDPKAAAEAARAWAPWRSYAVHQLWALASAG, encoded by the coding sequence ATGTCCGATTCCCGCCAGTCCGGCCCGCCCGGGAGGCGCAGACTGGAGGACGTGATCGACGACGAGACCCGCTACCGGGCAGTGGACAGCAGGGACGCCAGGTTCGACGGCGTGTTCTTCACGGCCGTCACCACCACCGGCATCTACTGCCGCCCGAGCTGCCCCGCAGTCACCCCCAAACGGGTCAACTGCACGTTCTACCCGACCGCGGCCGCCGCCCAGGGCGCCGGATTCCGGGCCTGCCGCCGCTGCCGGCCCGACTCGGTGCCCGGCTCGCCGGAGTGGAACCACCGCGCCGACCTGGTCGGCCGCGCGATGCGGCTGATCGGCGACGGAGTGGTGGACCGCGAGGGCGTCGCCGGCCTCGCCACCCGGCTCGGCTACAGCGCCCGCCAACTGCAGCGCCAGCTCACCGCGGAGCTCGGCGCCGGGCCGATCGCGCTGGCCCGCGCACAACGGGCCCAGACCGCCCGGCTGTTGCTGCAGACCACCGAACTGCCCGTCACCGAGGTCGCGTTCGCGGCCGGCTTCGCGTCCGTGCGGCAGTTCAACGACACCGTCCGCGAGGTGTACGACCGCACACCGAGCGCGCTGCGCACCGAGAGCGGCACCAGACTCGCCACCACCGCCACCCCCGGCGCGCTCAGCCTGCGCCTCGCCTACCGGGGCGCGATCGACGCCGAGCACCTGATGGACTTCCTCGCCCTGCGTGCCGTCCCCGGCGTCGAGGAGGTGGTGGCAGGCAAGCGCGGCATCCGCACCTACCGGCGGACCCTCGCGCTGCCGCACGGCCCGGGCATCGCCGAGGTCGACTCTCCCGCTGAGAGCGGTTCGGCCGCGCGGGGCTGGCTGGACTGCCGGCTGCGGCTGGCCGACCTGCGCGACCTGACCACCGCCGTGCACCGGCTGCGCGCGCTCTTCGACCTGGACGCCGACCCGGAGGCGGTCGCCGAGCAACTCGGTGCCGACCCGCTGCTCGGACCGGCCGTGGCCGCGCGCCCCGGACTGCGCTCGCCCGGCCACGTCGATCCGCATGAACTCGCGGTCCGGGCCGTACTCGGCCAGCAGGTCACCGTCGCCGCCGCCCGCACCCTGGCCGGCCGGCTCGCCGCCCGCTACGGCACCCCGCTGTCCGAACCGAGCGGCGGCCTGACCGCCCTCTTCCCGACCGCCGCCGCCCTCGCCGAGGCCGACTCGGCGGACCTGGCGATGCCCACGGCCCGGCAGAACGCGCTGCGCGGCCTGTGCGCCGCACTCGCCGACGGCAGCGTCCGGCTGGACGCCGGCGTGGACCGCGAGCAGGCGGCCGAGCAACTGCTGGCGCTGCGCGGGATCGGCCCGTGGACGGTCGGCTACCTGCGGATGCGGGCGCTCGGCGACCCGGACGTCTTCCTGCCCAGCGACATCGGCATCCGCGACGGCCTGCGGCGGCTCGGCGCCGCCTCCGACCCGAAGGCCGCAGCCGAGGCCGCCCGCGCCTGGGCGCCGTGGCGGTCCTACGCGGTGCACCAGCTGTGGGCGCTGGCGTCGGCGGGCTGA
- a CDS encoding LysR family transcriptional regulator, producing MLNLERLRTLDALARHGSVSGAADALHVTTSAVSQQMSKLEREVGQQLLAKNGRGVRLTDAGRLLAEHSARILSQVELAESDLDAHRGQVIGELRLSAFPTAARGLFPAALSILRAQHPALRVRSSELEPESGIAGVIRGDLDLAVVLDWYNKPMPLPDGLVKAPLLDDPADVAMHEGHPLAGRDEVDLGEFADDEWITWGEGEFCHEWLLFTLRSRGVEPVIGHRAAETHTQLGLVAAGLGVCVAPVLGRQPIPPGVVTVPLKQRVRRHVYVVWRADADRRPSIRAAVEALRAAAEKVPAG from the coding sequence ATGTTGAACCTCGAGCGACTGCGCACCCTTGACGCCCTCGCCCGGCACGGCTCGGTCAGCGGCGCGGCCGATGCGCTGCACGTCACGACGTCGGCGGTGTCGCAGCAGATGTCCAAGCTGGAGCGCGAGGTGGGCCAGCAACTGCTGGCCAAGAACGGGCGGGGCGTGCGGCTGACGGACGCCGGGCGGCTGCTGGCCGAGCACTCGGCGCGCATCCTCTCGCAGGTGGAGCTCGCCGAGTCCGATCTGGACGCGCACCGCGGCCAGGTCATCGGCGAGCTGCGGCTCTCGGCGTTCCCGACCGCCGCGCGCGGGCTGTTCCCCGCCGCGCTGAGCATCCTGCGCGCCCAGCATCCGGCGCTGCGGGTGCGCTCCAGCGAGCTGGAGCCGGAGTCCGGCATCGCGGGCGTGATCCGCGGCGACCTCGATCTCGCAGTCGTGCTCGACTGGTACAACAAGCCGATGCCGCTGCCCGACGGCCTGGTGAAGGCGCCGCTCCTCGACGACCCGGCCGATGTGGCCATGCACGAGGGCCATCCGCTCGCCGGCCGCGACGAGGTGGACTTGGGCGAGTTCGCCGACGATGAGTGGATCACCTGGGGGGAGGGCGAGTTCTGCCACGAGTGGCTGCTGTTCACCCTGCGCTCGCGGGGCGTGGAGCCGGTCATCGGCCACCGCGCCGCCGAGACGCACACCCAGCTCGGGCTGGTCGCGGCCGGGTTGGGCGTGTGCGTCGCGCCCGTGCTCGGGCGCCAGCCGATCCCGCCCGGCGTGGTGACCGTTCCGCTCAAGCAGCGTGTCCGGCGGCACGTCTATGTCGTCTGGCGAGCGGACGCCGACCGCCGCCCGTCGATCCGCGCGGCGGTCGAGGCACTGCGGGCGGCGGCGGAGAAGGTCCCCGCCGGCTAG
- a CDS encoding protein phosphatase 2C domain-containing protein yields MGAGLRRTGRPAARHPEAQGGNESVDEWFDSIASVVGLIGRQRDRDTVDAAEAVEAVEPAEPAESAEPAPRVSLAPAPRVSLVKPPRTPSTAPPPPAAQPPAPAPAPAPHVGTRPPTYSPEPTLLPAAPEQLAAVVPDTALDGAQYPGLTLRAASIRGDSARYRGEPRTDALLLTRFGDDPDGLLLAVLGSRARLPATVDPRTAPPAGTGPELDLGAAPASHAVHQAATHLAEAIGRSRTELAADLRTGARDRLRYGLQRLTAGAAAGLRGPAPHTAGALHCLLISLDPQATHRAAFGLGPGGLYLLRSGHWIDAYAARLLHHPDGQDDPAPVPPGPRPFRFRLVPATPGDILLLCSPGLADPVAEEPAVGHFLATHWSHPHPPGTVDFLRQIQVRAKGYADDRTAVALWAD; encoded by the coding sequence GTGGGGGCGGGTCTACGACGGACCGGCCGGCCGGCTGCCCGACACCCCGAGGCGCAGGGCGGGAACGAGAGCGTCGACGAGTGGTTCGACTCGATCGCCTCGGTCGTCGGGCTGATCGGCCGTCAGCGGGACAGGGACACGGTCGACGCGGCGGAGGCGGTGGAAGCAGTCGAACCCGCTGAGCCCGCCGAGTCTGCTGAGCCCGCTCCTCGGGTGTCCCTCGCCCCCGCTCCTCGGGTCTCCCTCGTCAAGCCGCCCCGCACCCCCAGCACGGCACCGCCGCCACCCGCGGCCCAACCGCCGGCCCCCGCCCCTGCCCCCGCCCCGCACGTCGGAACCCGCCCGCCCACCTACAGCCCCGAACCCACCCTGCTCCCCGCCGCCCCCGAGCAGCTCGCCGCCGTCGTCCCGGACACCGCCCTCGACGGCGCCCAGTACCCGGGGCTCACCCTGCGCGCGGCCTCGATCCGCGGCGACTCCGCCCGCTACCGGGGCGAACCGCGCACCGACGCCCTGCTGCTGACCCGGTTCGGCGACGACCCCGACGGCCTGCTGCTCGCCGTCCTCGGCAGCCGGGCCCGCCTGCCGGCCACCGTCGACCCGCGCACCGCGCCGCCGGCGGGCACCGGACCCGAGCTCGACCTCGGTGCTGCCCCGGCCTCCCACGCCGTCCACCAGGCAGCCACCCATCTCGCCGAGGCAATCGGCCGCAGCCGCACCGAACTCGCCGCCGACCTGCGCACCGGCGCCCGCGACCGGCTCCGCTACGGCCTGCAGCGCCTCACCGCCGGCGCCGCGGCCGGCCTGCGCGGCCCGGCCCCGCACACCGCCGGCGCCCTGCACTGCCTGCTGATCTCCCTCGACCCGCAGGCCACCCACCGCGCCGCCTTCGGCCTCGGCCCGGGCGGCCTCTACCTGCTGCGCTCCGGCCACTGGATCGACGCCTACGCCGCCCGGCTGCTCCACCACCCCGACGGGCAGGACGACCCGGCCCCCGTGCCGCCCGGGCCGCGCCCGTTCCGGTTCCGCCTGGTCCCGGCCACCCCCGGGGACATCCTGCTGCTCTGCTCCCCGGGCCTGGCCGACCCCGTCGCGGAGGAGCCCGCCGTCGGCCACTTCCTCGCCACCCACTGGTCGCACCCCCACCCACCGGGCACCGTGGACTTCCTGCGCCAGATCCAGGTCCGCGCCAAGGGCTACGCGGACGACCGCACGGCCGTCGCCCTCTGGGCCGACTGA
- a CDS encoding peptidoglycan recognition protein family protein gives MKLVTRAEWGAQPPKQPWTYVAGTQGVKVHYEGDPVPADLVSHHEWCAGRMRGIQAAHMADTSQGWIDIAYTAVACPHGYVFEGRGLHHETGANGNQPLNLAHYAVCGMVGNSGLTQPSDDMLNGLRDAIEWLQQQGGAGPEIKGHRDGYPTDCPGGPLYAWVQRGAPRPGGGGGSRGGAAAPPWPGEYLRLQSPLLNDDNVRTWQQRMAERGWPISVDGWYGAESQSICEQFQQDCTAHGWPLTVDGIVGEQTWNAAWQRPVS, from the coding sequence GTGAAACTGGTGACCCGTGCCGAATGGGGCGCCCAACCGCCCAAGCAGCCCTGGACGTATGTCGCGGGCACTCAGGGCGTGAAGGTCCACTACGAGGGTGATCCGGTGCCTGCGGATCTGGTGAGCCATCACGAGTGGTGCGCGGGCCGGATGCGCGGCATCCAGGCGGCCCACATGGCTGACACCAGCCAGGGCTGGATCGACATCGCGTACACCGCGGTCGCGTGCCCGCACGGCTACGTCTTCGAGGGCCGCGGCCTGCACCACGAGACCGGCGCCAACGGCAACCAGCCGCTCAACCTCGCCCACTACGCGGTCTGCGGGATGGTGGGGAACTCGGGCCTCACCCAGCCGAGCGACGACATGCTCAACGGTCTGCGGGATGCCATCGAGTGGCTGCAGCAGCAGGGCGGTGCCGGGCCCGAGATCAAGGGGCACCGGGACGGGTATCCGACCGACTGCCCGGGCGGCCCGCTCTATGCCTGGGTGCAGCGCGGTGCCCCGCGGCCGGGTGGGGGCGGCGGATCCAGGGGTGGGGCGGCCGCGCCGCCCTGGCCCGGGGAGTACCTGCGGCTGCAGAGCCCGCTGCTCAACGACGACAACGTTCGCACCTGGCAGCAGCGGATGGCGGAGCGCGGCTGGCCGATCAGCGTCGACGGCTGGTACGGCGCGGAGAGTCAGAGCATCTGCGAGCAGTTCCAGCAGGACTGCACCGCGCACGGGTGGCCGCTGACCGTGGACGGCATCGTGGGTGAGCAGACCTGGAACGCGGCCTGGCAGCGCCCGGTGTCCTGA
- the rsgA gene encoding ribosome small subunit-dependent GTPase A, giving the protein MFNALSTSARSTSARSTSEDLLAAYGWTDRLTEQFAPLADAGLVAGRLARVDRGQADVVIADPETGALTTVRADTRPVSGGETIDNPCTGDWVAVDPHAEPMATLAALLPRSTAIVRKGAGKSSDGQVLAANVDTVVIAVSLATEPDLGRVERFLALAYESGAQPLIVLTKADLVDDAEYIRADVEQVAPGATVLVVSAETGDGLDVLRACLGGTAALIGQSGAGKSTLTNALLGSEVMTVQQTRDSDNKGRHTTTTREMFPLPGGGVLIDTPGLRGVGLYGGEGLQQAFAEIEELAETCRFPDCSHHSEPGCAVRAALEDGTLAHRRWDSYLKLQRENEWIASRSDARLAAERERVWKTRSKNARGNIRPWHGSRAPK; this is encoded by the coding sequence TTGTTCAACGCACTCTCCACTTCTGCACGTTCCACTTCTGCACGTTCCACCTCTGAAGACCTGCTCGCCGCCTACGGCTGGACCGACCGGCTGACCGAGCAGTTCGCCCCACTCGCCGACGCCGGCCTGGTCGCCGGCCGGCTGGCCCGGGTCGACCGCGGCCAGGCCGATGTGGTGATCGCCGACCCCGAGACCGGCGCCCTCACCACCGTGCGCGCCGACACCCGACCGGTCAGCGGCGGCGAGACCATCGACAACCCGTGCACCGGCGACTGGGTGGCCGTCGACCCGCACGCCGAACCGATGGCCACCCTCGCCGCCCTGCTGCCGCGCAGCACCGCGATCGTCCGCAAGGGCGCCGGCAAGAGCTCCGACGGCCAGGTGCTCGCCGCCAACGTCGACACCGTGGTGATCGCCGTCTCGCTCGCCACCGAGCCCGACCTCGGCCGCGTCGAGCGGTTCCTCGCCCTCGCCTACGAGAGCGGCGCCCAACCGCTGATCGTGCTCACCAAGGCCGACCTGGTCGACGACGCCGAGTACATCCGGGCGGACGTCGAGCAGGTCGCCCCCGGCGCCACCGTGCTGGTGGTCAGCGCCGAGACCGGCGACGGCCTCGATGTGCTGCGCGCCTGCCTGGGCGGCACCGCCGCGCTGATCGGCCAGTCCGGCGCCGGCAAGTCCACCCTGACCAACGCGCTGCTGGGCAGCGAGGTGATGACCGTCCAGCAGACCCGCGACAGCGACAACAAGGGCCGCCACACCACGACCACCCGCGAGATGTTCCCGCTGCCCGGCGGCGGCGTGCTGATCGACACCCCCGGTCTGCGCGGCGTCGGCCTCTACGGCGGCGAAGGCCTCCAGCAGGCGTTCGCCGAGATCGAGGAGCTGGCCGAGACCTGCCGGTTCCCGGACTGCTCGCACCACAGCGAGCCCGGCTGCGCCGTCCGGGCGGCGCTCGAGGACGGCACGCTGGCGCACCGCCGCTGGGACAGCTACCTCAAGCTGCAGCGCGAGAACGAGTGGATCGCGTCCCGCAGCGACGCACGGCTGGCCGCCGAGCGGGAGCGCGTCTGGAAGACGCGCTCCAAGAACGCCCGGGGCAACATCCGCCCCTGGCACGGCAGCCGCGCGCCGAAGTAG